One Corynebacterium efficiens YS-314 DNA segment encodes these proteins:
- a CDS encoding Tex family protein codes for MSVISISSTIARELGVREEQVVAAITLLDEGNTVPFISRYRKEITGGLDDTQLRQLEDRLGYLRELEDRKKTILETIGEQGQLTDDLRALIMGCETKARLEDLYLPFKKRRRTKADIAREAGLEELVDTLIDAPTTDATAEAARFITDGFGDTKKVLDGARAILIDRFALDADLVGEVREQMYRTGSLTASVVAGKETEGAKFKDYFEFSESFDSLPSHRILALLRGENEGVLQLNLDAGDDTIYEGMIADRFSLDTGGSSWLAEAVRWGWRTKLYVSSSLDVRMRLKEKAEVGALEIFATNLRDVLLAAPAGQRATIGLDPGFRNGVKVAVVDSTGKVLDTTIVYPHQPQNRWADAVQELAGLCATHGVELMAVGNGTASRETEKLAGEVADLIKQAGGTRPTPVMVSESGASVYSASEIAAEEFPDMDVSLRGAVSIARRLQDPLAELVKIDPKAIGVGQYQHDVNQAALARTLDAVVEDTVNAVGVNLNTASAPLLTRVAGVSSTLANNIVAYRDDNGGFSSRKELNKVPRLGPKAFQQCAGFLRINGGKDPLDASAVHPEAYPVVKRIVEATGVGIGDLIGNTAVLSTLRPEDFADQQFGIPTVTDIIAELDKPGRDPRPEFKTATFKEGVEKISDLSPGMILEGTVTNVAAFGAFVDVGVHQDGLVHVSAMSEKFISDPHEVVRSGQVVKVKVMEVDVDRKRIGLSLRLNDEPGQPARKPQRNNQRTNPRGGRNDGRTPARGGQGQRRQAPTAPAGGAMSDALRRAGLGH; via the coding sequence ATGTCAGTAATCTCGATTTCCAGCACGATCGCCCGCGAACTCGGTGTCCGCGAGGAGCAGGTGGTCGCGGCCATCACGCTTCTCGACGAGGGAAACACCGTCCCCTTCATCTCCCGCTACCGGAAGGAGATCACCGGGGGCCTTGATGACACCCAGCTGCGCCAACTGGAGGACCGCCTGGGTTACCTGCGTGAGTTGGAGGACCGCAAGAAGACCATCCTCGAGACCATCGGGGAGCAGGGCCAACTCACCGATGACCTCCGGGCACTGATCATGGGGTGTGAGACCAAGGCGCGCCTGGAGGATCTCTACCTGCCGTTCAAGAAGCGTCGCCGGACCAAGGCCGACATCGCCCGCGAAGCCGGGCTGGAGGAGCTCGTCGATACGCTTATCGACGCCCCCACCACCGACGCCACCGCTGAGGCGGCACGGTTCATCACCGACGGCTTCGGGGACACCAAGAAGGTCCTCGACGGTGCCCGTGCCATCCTCATCGACCGCTTCGCCCTGGATGCCGACCTGGTGGGCGAGGTCCGTGAACAGATGTACCGGACCGGTTCCCTCACCGCCTCCGTGGTGGCGGGCAAGGAGACCGAGGGCGCGAAATTCAAGGACTACTTCGAGTTCAGTGAATCCTTCGACTCCCTGCCCTCCCACCGCATCCTGGCGCTACTGCGCGGTGAGAACGAGGGGGTGCTCCAGCTGAACCTGGACGCCGGCGATGACACCATCTACGAGGGCATGATCGCCGACCGTTTCTCCCTGGACACCGGGGGTTCGAGCTGGTTGGCTGAGGCAGTGCGGTGGGGATGGCGCACCAAACTCTATGTCTCCTCCAGCCTGGATGTCCGCATGCGGCTGAAGGAGAAGGCCGAGGTCGGCGCCCTCGAGATCTTCGCCACCAACCTCCGGGATGTGCTGCTGGCCGCCCCCGCTGGTCAGCGCGCCACCATCGGTCTGGACCCGGGTTTCCGCAACGGCGTGAAGGTGGCCGTGGTGGATTCCACCGGCAAGGTGCTGGACACCACCATCGTCTACCCGCACCAGCCACAGAACCGGTGGGCGGACGCGGTGCAGGAGCTGGCGGGCCTGTGCGCCACCCACGGGGTGGAGCTGATGGCTGTGGGTAACGGTACCGCCTCCCGGGAGACGGAGAAACTCGCCGGTGAGGTCGCGGACCTCATCAAACAGGCCGGCGGTACCCGCCCGACCCCGGTGATGGTCTCGGAATCCGGGGCGTCGGTGTATTCCGCCTCCGAGATCGCGGCGGAGGAATTCCCGGACATGGATGTCTCCCTGCGTGGTGCGGTCTCCATCGCCAGGCGCCTGCAGGATCCCCTGGCGGAACTGGTCAAGATCGATCCCAAGGCCATCGGCGTGGGGCAGTATCAGCATGATGTGAACCAGGCAGCCCTTGCCAGAACACTGGATGCCGTGGTGGAGGACACCGTGAACGCCGTGGGCGTGAACCTCAATACCGCGTCTGCACCGCTGCTCACCCGGGTGGCAGGTGTCAGTTCCACGCTGGCGAACAACATCGTCGCCTACCGCGATGACAACGGTGGATTCTCATCCCGCAAGGAGCTGAACAAGGTGCCGCGTCTGGGGCCGAAGGCCTTCCAGCAGTGCGCCGGTTTCCTGCGTATCAACGGCGGGAAGGACCCGCTCGATGCCTCCGCGGTACACCCCGAGGCCTACCCGGTGGTCAAACGCATCGTCGAGGCCACCGGCGTGGGCATCGGCGACCTCATCGGCAACACCGCGGTGCTCTCCACCCTGCGCCCGGAGGATTTCGCTGATCAGCAGTTCGGTATTCCCACCGTCACCGACATCATCGCCGAGCTGGACAAACCCGGCCGTGATCCCCGCCCTGAATTCAAGACAGCCACCTTCAAGGAGGGTGTGGAGAAGATTTCCGACCTCAGCCCGGGGATGATCCTGGAGGGCACCGTGACCAATGTGGCGGCCTTCGGTGCCTTCGTGGATGTCGGTGTCCACCAGGATGGTCTGGTCCATGTCTCGGCAATGAGCGAGAAGTTCATCTCCGATCCCCATGAGGTGGTCCGTTCCGGCCAGGTGGTGAAGGTCAAGGTCATGGAGGTGGATGTGGACCGTAAACGCATCGGCCTGTCCCTGCGCCTGAATGATGAACCGGGCCAGCCTGCCAGGAAGCCACAGCGGAACAACCAGCGCACCAACCCACGTGGAGGCCGCAACGACGGCAGAACCCCGGCCCGTGGTGGGCAGGGGCAGCGTCGACAAGCACCGACCGCACCTGCGGGTGGCGCCATGTCCGATGCGCTCAGGCGGGCGGGCCTGGGACACTAG
- a CDS encoding heavy metal translocating P-type ATPase, translating into MNTATHTPIVKTPATIPKQPNRMREFFSSRDGVIATAALVAIALYLILRFAVGMEGFAASWPLVAIVIGGGVPLGIDVVKSAIATRGGADTLAAVSILASVLLGEWLVAAIVVLMLSGGEALEDAASKRASATLDALARRAPQIAHRKNPDGTTEDIAIDDVRIGDELVVLPHELCPVDGEVISGHGAMDESFLTGEPYVVSKSEGSGVISGAINADDALVIRATALAEDSRYASIVGVLREAETNRPEMRRLADRLGAWYTVLALAMGAIGWIISGDPTRFLAVVVIATPCPLLIGVPVAIIGAINLAAKRGIVIKNPGILEEVSQVDTVMFDKTGTLTYGRPVITHFQTADGLDEDYALALAAAVERYSRHPLATAIVEEADARGVDKLTVDSISEKPGQGLTGVVDGLEVKLTSRKALADSSFLPQDQAGMESVMLLDGEFAAFIQFRDEPRRSAADFIAHLGKKHGTTETMIISGDRASEAEYLAEKVGIKTVHAGVSPEGKLELVREHNKRGKTLFLGDGINDAPAMATATVGVAFGAGSDVTMEAADAVVLDSSLERLDNLIHIGARMRKIALQTAIGGMALSFIGMVLAVFGLLTPLMGAIAQEVIDVAAILNAARVPFTKKKLSDF; encoded by the coding sequence ATGAATACCGCGACCCATACCCCCATTGTGAAAACTCCCGCCACCATTCCGAAACAACCCAACAGAATGCGGGAATTCTTCAGTTCCCGTGACGGCGTGATCGCCACCGCAGCCCTGGTGGCCATCGCGCTGTATCTGATTCTGCGTTTTGCCGTGGGGATGGAGGGCTTCGCTGCCTCCTGGCCACTCGTCGCCATCGTCATCGGTGGTGGTGTCCCGCTGGGTATTGATGTGGTGAAATCGGCGATTGCCACCCGCGGTGGTGCTGACACCCTGGCTGCGGTCTCCATCCTCGCCTCCGTCCTACTGGGGGAGTGGCTGGTGGCCGCGATCGTGGTGCTCATGCTCTCCGGTGGTGAGGCACTGGAGGATGCCGCCTCCAAGAGGGCCTCGGCCACACTTGACGCACTGGCCAGACGTGCGCCGCAGATCGCCCACCGTAAAAACCCGGATGGCACCACCGAGGACATCGCCATCGATGATGTCCGCATCGGTGATGAGCTGGTGGTGTTACCGCATGAGCTGTGTCCGGTGGATGGTGAGGTGATCTCCGGGCACGGTGCCATGGATGAATCCTTCCTGACCGGTGAGCCCTATGTGGTGAGTAAATCTGAGGGGTCCGGGGTGATCTCGGGTGCGATCAACGCGGATGATGCACTGGTGATCCGGGCCACGGCCCTGGCGGAGGATTCCCGTTATGCCAGCATCGTGGGAGTGCTGCGTGAGGCGGAGACCAACCGCCCCGAGATGCGTCGGCTCGCCGACCGTCTTGGAGCCTGGTACACCGTGCTCGCCCTGGCCATGGGTGCGATCGGTTGGATCATCTCCGGGGATCCGACCCGCTTTCTGGCAGTGGTGGTCATCGCCACCCCGTGTCCGCTGCTGATCGGTGTCCCGGTGGCCATCATCGGTGCGATCAACCTGGCGGCGAAGCGGGGCATTGTCATCAAGAATCCGGGCATCCTGGAGGAGGTGTCCCAGGTGGACACCGTCATGTTCGACAAGACGGGAACCCTGACCTACGGGCGTCCCGTGATCACCCACTTCCAGACCGCCGACGGCCTCGATGAGGATTACGCCCTGGCGCTGGCAGCGGCCGTGGAACGCTATTCCCGCCATCCCCTGGCCACCGCCATCGTGGAGGAGGCGGATGCCCGTGGAGTGGACAAACTTACGGTGGATTCGATCTCCGAGAAACCCGGCCAGGGACTGACCGGTGTCGTCGACGGTCTTGAGGTCAAACTGACCAGCCGCAAGGCGTTGGCGGATTCCTCCTTCCTGCCCCAGGACCAGGCGGGAATGGAATCGGTGATGCTTCTCGACGGTGAATTCGCCGCCTTCATCCAGTTCCGTGATGAACCGCGCAGGTCTGCCGCTGATTTCATCGCCCACCTGGGCAAGAAACACGGCACCACCGAGACCATGATCATCTCCGGTGACCGCGCCTCCGAGGCGGAGTACCTGGCAGAGAAGGTCGGTATCAAGACCGTGCATGCCGGGGTGAGCCCGGAGGGCAAACTCGAACTGGTCCGTGAACACAACAAACGCGGCAAGACACTGTTTCTGGGCGACGGCATCAACGACGCCCCGGCGATGGCCACCGCGACCGTCGGTGTGGCCTTCGGCGCCGGTTCTGATGTGACCATGGAGGCTGCTGATGCGGTCGTCCTGGATTCCTCCCTGGAGCGTCTGGACAACCTCATCCACATCGGTGCCCGCATGCGAAAGATCGCACTGCAGACCGCAATCGGCGGCATGGCCCTGTCCTTCATCGGCATGGTGCTGGCGGTGTTCGGCCTGCTGACCCCGCTGATGGGTGCGATCGCCCAGGAGGTCATCGATGTGGCCGCCATCCTCAACGCCGCCCGCGTGCCGTTCACCAAGAAGAAGCTGAGCGACTTCTAG
- a CDS encoding FUSC family protein, whose product MLFGTSWAFGAAVAHSFYVTLMLLQSPARALRGNTRVLAAGWAVVVSVAGFLIAPYGLWPMLIGLSAVALIQGFFRFGEIVSMTRSPANFVVFAGLSGTGMDVVDVVLGSVLGALFILIVARFLFNGEKPPPPSSSAWDRLRYGSMLAVGSVIIVLIAHWLDFPFANWALLSFCLLLAVGADHRRRRAGERMLGTVIGVVLATWVALLPDPLPLIVVGLSALLCVAYLHVGNYTLFVSFLTPAILLTMPTQLPLLETGIEHVEAVVGAIIIALMVSVAAGVLSRQRSSSPVTESGD is encoded by the coding sequence GTGCTCTTCGGCACCAGCTGGGCCTTCGGTGCTGCTGTCGCCCATTCCTTCTATGTCACCCTCATGCTCTTGCAGTCCCCGGCGCGGGCACTGCGTGGGAATACGCGGGTACTCGCCGCCGGCTGGGCCGTCGTGGTCTCGGTGGCGGGGTTTCTGATCGCCCCGTATGGTCTCTGGCCCATGCTGATCGGCCTATCGGCCGTTGCCCTGATCCAGGGTTTCTTCCGGTTCGGTGAGATAGTCTCGATGACCCGTTCACCGGCGAACTTCGTCGTCTTCGCCGGTCTGTCGGGTACCGGGATGGATGTGGTGGATGTAGTCCTGGGTTCCGTCCTGGGTGCGTTGTTCATCCTCATCGTGGCCCGGTTCCTCTTCAACGGGGAGAAGCCACCACCCCCGTCCTCTTCTGCATGGGATCGCCTGAGATACGGGAGCATGCTGGCGGTGGGCTCGGTTATCATCGTCCTGATCGCGCACTGGTTGGATTTCCCCTTCGCCAACTGGGCCCTGCTGTCATTTTGTCTCCTCCTGGCCGTTGGTGCGGATCATCGTCGACGCCGGGCTGGGGAACGGATGCTCGGCACGGTCATCGGGGTGGTGCTTGCGACGTGGGTGGCCCTGCTGCCTGATCCTCTGCCCCTGATCGTCGTGGGGCTCTCAGCGTTGCTGTGTGTGGCATATCTGCACGTCGGCAACTACACGCTGTTCGTCTCGTTCCTCACCCCGGCGATCCTGCTGACCATGCCGACGCAACTGCCACTCCTGGAGACCGGCATCGAGCACGTCGAAGCTGTGGTGGGTGCGATCATCATTGCACTCATGGTGAGCGTTGCAGCCGGAGTACTGTCCCGTCAGCGGTCATCGTCTCCTGTCACGGAGTCCGGTGACTGA
- a CDS encoding Hsp20/alpha crystallin family protein, with amino-acid sequence MVRAQDRGSHRSEFRYGSFSRVLPLPAGCKEGITATCTDGVLVISGSDAGSEPVAEVHEDRRNRG; translated from the coding sequence CTGGTCCGCGCGCAAGACCGGGGCAGCCACCGTTCGGAGTTCCGTTACGGGTCCTTCTCCCGCGTCCTTCCCCTGCCGGCCGGATGCAAGGAGGGCATCACCGCCACCTGCACCGACGGGGTGCTGGTGATTTCGGGCTCCGATGCCGGGTCGGAGCCAGTGGCAGAAGTCCACGAAGATCGCAGGAACCGCGGCTGA
- a CDS encoding integrase core domain-containing protein: MASPLWGHFGWLRSRTPIISVHYSGVSPWRNLLLILHGQAQVVIALHGYHKALPHVGNGQAPVTSREKIVASHGGQRTFRHLLRSSNEAVRDHSRFQPGPPRSVDDVECFTLAWIDRYNSARPHTGLGNAPPAEYEAAHCAEPTKSSRPAMTPA, from the coding sequence GTGGCCAGTCCACTTTGGGGTCATTTCGGATGGCTCCGATCCCGTACTCCCATTATCAGCGTCCACTACTCAGGGGTCAGCCCCTGGCGGAACCTCTTACTCATCCTCCACGGCCAGGCGCAGGTGGTCATCGCCCTACACGGATACCACAAGGCTTTGCCGCATGTTGGCAATGGCCAGGCGCCGGTAACCAGTCGCGAGAAGATCGTCGCTTCCCACGGCGGACAGCGCACTTTTAGACACCTCCTGCGTTCGTCAAACGAAGCGGTCCGGGATCATTCCCGGTTTCAGCCCGGACCGCCGCGATCCGTCGACGACGTCGAGTGCTTCACCCTGGCCTGGATCGACAGGTACAACAGCGCCCGCCCGCACACCGGCCTCGGCAACGCCCCACCCGCCGAGTACGAGGCAGCGCACTGCGCTGAGCCCACCAAGTCATCGCGACCGGCAATGACACCTGCATAG
- a CDS encoding IS110 family transposase: MPTPTIDLAGPVAGIDTHTDTHTVAIVTETGKHLATDTFPTTSNGYQQVTEFLSAYSVVAAGIEGTNSYGAGLTRHLIGHGHVVFEVLRPTRALRRRDGKSDPVDALAAARQVLTGQALSIPKDTTGPVESLRMLQITRHQLVATAAKLLTLIKSLLVTAPVTVRQRYATMTTTTLVMTLSRCRPPADVTDPVNGTLTSLKSLATTYNMLRAQCDELDNKITDLVEVINPAMTQIFGCRAVTAAELLVSLGENPQRIRSQAALAHLWGVAPIPASSGRTNRHRLNRGGDRQANAALHRIVLVRMRHDERTRDYVQRRIKEGLSKKEIMRCLKRAIVREIYQVLCLGRPVRQSSGLRSDEFRALRSKKGLSQTQVAKKLGCAPARISDIETGKRRLSELKLTYEEFLKTA, from the coding sequence ATGCCCACACCAACCATTGACCTTGCTGGCCCCGTAGCCGGCATCGATACGCACACCGATACCCACACCGTGGCCATCGTGACCGAGACTGGTAAACATCTGGCGACCGATACCTTTCCCACCACCAGCAACGGATACCAGCAGGTCACCGAGTTCCTCTCAGCTTACAGCGTCGTAGCTGCGGGGATAGAAGGTACTAACTCCTACGGAGCTGGTCTGACCCGGCATCTTATTGGCCATGGACATGTAGTTTTCGAGGTTTTGCGTCCTACCCGTGCCCTTCGACGCCGGGATGGCAAATCAGACCCTGTTGATGCACTCGCCGCCGCCCGGCAGGTGCTCACCGGTCAAGCACTCAGCATCCCGAAAGACACCACCGGGCCAGTGGAGTCACTGCGCATGCTCCAGATTACCCGCCATCAACTGGTCGCCACGGCGGCAAAACTATTGACTCTCATCAAGTCTCTGCTGGTCACGGCCCCCGTGACTGTTCGGCAGCGTTATGCGACGATGACGACCACCACCCTGGTTATGACATTGTCGCGGTGCCGCCCACCCGCAGATGTCACTGATCCCGTCAATGGCACCTTAACCAGTTTGAAGAGCTTGGCTACCACCTACAACATGCTGCGGGCGCAATGCGATGAACTCGATAACAAGATCACCGATCTGGTCGAGGTCATCAATCCCGCGATGACACAAATTTTCGGCTGCAGGGCTGTTACTGCCGCAGAATTGCTGGTGAGCCTCGGTGAGAATCCACAACGGATCCGATCACAGGCTGCGTTGGCTCATCTGTGGGGCGTTGCACCTATCCCGGCGAGCTCAGGGCGGACGAACCGACACCGGTTAAATAGAGGGGGTGATCGCCAAGCCAACGCAGCACTGCACCGCATAGTCCTGGTCAGGATGCGTCACGATGAACGCACCAGGGACTATGTTCAACGTCGAATCAAAGAAGGGTTGTCGAAGAAAGAAATCATGCGGTGCTTAAAACGCGCCATCGTCCGAGAGATCTATCAAGTGCTGTGTCTGGGGCGACCTGTGAGACAATCCAGTGGGTTGCGTAGCGATGAATTCAGAGCTCTGCGCTCGAAAAAAGGGCTTTCACAAACCCAAGTCGCCAAGAAACTTGGATGCGCTCCAGCAAGAATTAGCGATATTGAAACCGGCAAGCGTCGACTATCGGAGTTGAAGTTAACCTACGAAGAATTCCTTAAAACTGCTTGA
- a CDS encoding IS3 family transposase (programmed frameshift): MPTNMYSAEFKADAVALYESRPELSYSRTAADLGISRGALKTWVHKARKAAGRVPTHPDGASGEPETAEEELARLRVENAALREERTSLRGDVDRLTEERAILQKATKYFAAGDDLVIRFQFVEDHHHAHRVKRMCQLLGLQRSSFYKWRASRAARQRREGADAQLVARMREVHVERDRTYGYRRMTAELACDPRVVGPVNHKRVARLMRDHNLVGVHLRKPFRTTVGDPAAQVFPDLLERDFTASEPGARFVGDITYLPYGTEGKNLYLATVIDVCSKRIVGWSIADHMRTSLVEDALHHAFNNRGDISRSIMHTDHGRQYTSSAFQATCRQLGVIQSMGRIGSSADNALAEALNATLKRETLQGAKRWSSASACRQDVFRWIVRYNTSRRHSALAYRSPLDYETACASTLDLAA, encoded by the exons ATGCCTACGAACATGTATTCCGCTGAGTTCAAAGCAGACGCAGTAGCGCTGTACGAGTCGCGCCCGGAGCTGTCCTACTCGAGGACCGCGGCAGATCTGGGAATCTCTCGCGGCGCGCTGAAGACGTGGGTCCACAAGGCCCGCAAGGCGGCCGGAAGGGTGCCGACACATCCGGACGGTGCCAGTGGCGAGCCGGAGACGGCCGAGGAGGAGTTGGCACGCCTGCGCGTCGAGAACGCGGCATTGCGTGAGGAGAGAACTTCGCTGCGCGGAGACGTTGACCGGCTCACGGAAGAGCGGGCGATCCTGCAGAAGGCCACGAAATATTTCGCGGCAG GAGACGACCTGGTGATCCGCTTCCAGTTCGTCGAGGACCACCATCACGCCCACAGGGTGAAGCGGATGTGCCAGCTGCTGGGCCTTCAACGATCCTCGTTCTACAAGTGGCGTGCCTCCCGCGCTGCGCGGCAGCGTCGAGAGGGGGCTGACGCGCAGCTGGTCGCCCGGATGCGCGAGGTCCATGTGGAGCGGGATCGCACGTACGGGTACCGGCGGATGACTGCGGAACTCGCGTGTGATCCGCGCGTCGTTGGTCCGGTGAACCACAAGCGAGTCGCTCGCCTGATGCGTGACCACAATCTGGTCGGTGTGCATCTGCGCAAGCCGTTCCGAACGACCGTCGGAGATCCCGCCGCCCAGGTGTTCCCGGACCTGCTCGAGCGGGACTTCACTGCCTCCGAGCCGGGTGCAAGATTCGTCGGCGATATCACGTATCTGCCGTACGGGACGGAGGGGAAGAATCTGTATCTGGCAACGGTCATCGATGTGTGCTCGAAGAGGATCGTGGGCTGGTCAATCGCCGATCACATGCGCACGAGTCTCGTGGAAGACGCGCTTCATCACGCATTCAACAACAGAGGAGATATATCCCGATCGATTATGCATACGGATCACGGTCGCCAGTACACGTCGTCGGCGTTCCAGGCGACGTGCCGCCAGCTGGGGGTGATCCAGTCGATGGGCCGGATCGGATCGAGCGCGGACAACGCGCTGGCCGAGGCTCTCAACGCCACGCTGAAGCGAGAGACGCTGCAAGGCGCGAAGCGGTGGTCGAGCGCGTCCGCATGCCGCCAGGACGTCTTCCGGTGGATCGTGCGCTATAACACCAGTCGGAGACACTCCGCACTCGCGTACCGATCCCCGCTTGACTACGAGACTGCCTGCGCCTCTACGCTGGACCTTGCCGCCTGA
- a CDS encoding DedA family protein, producing the protein MTEKPDDTAGHVDEQPVGTPAPATKPEPELPKFLSNPEKMDIVLFILLMAMAVYSICMIPLRAWLLTHPLAYTLLVGGYTSAVVGGANASVGNGVFWVYLLCTVVGAVKFMPVYWLMGRRWGMEFIDMSLQYMPRAHRMFRTAVEKESSTMYAWVIGLVPLGYLPGPVPGTILNAVAGLLKIRFSIMLAWNVVCILVVNGLMMWLGYTFGEQVLDVVNVINRYLLWITLALVGVAIYRARKQVAKK; encoded by the coding sequence GTGACCGAGAAGCCCGATGACACCGCAGGACACGTCGATGAGCAACCTGTCGGCACACCTGCCCCGGCGACCAAGCCCGAGCCGGAGCTGCCGAAGTTCCTCTCCAACCCGGAGAAGATGGACATCGTCCTGTTCATCCTCCTCATGGCCATGGCGGTGTACTCCATCTGCATGATCCCCCTGCGTGCCTGGCTGCTCACCCACCCGCTGGCCTACACCCTGCTGGTCGGTGGTTACACCAGCGCCGTGGTCGGTGGTGCCAACGCCTCCGTGGGCAACGGGGTGTTCTGGGTCTACCTGCTGTGCACCGTGGTGGGGGCGGTGAAGTTCATGCCCGTCTACTGGCTCATGGGCAGGCGCTGGGGCATGGAGTTCATTGATATGTCCCTGCAGTACATGCCGCGTGCCCACCGAATGTTCCGCACAGCCGTGGAGAAGGAATCCTCCACCATGTACGCCTGGGTAATCGGCCTGGTGCCCCTGGGTTACCTGCCGGGACCGGTGCCGGGCACCATCCTCAATGCGGTCGCCGGCCTGCTCAAGATCAGGTTCAGCATCATGCTGGCCTGGAATGTGGTGTGCATCCTGGTGGTCAACGGCCTGATGATGTGGTTGGGTTACACCTTCGGTGAGCAGGTGCTCGACGTGGTCAATGTGATCAACCGGTACCTGCTGTGGATCACCCTGGCACTGGTGGGCGTGGCCATCTACCGGGCACGCAAACAGGTGGCCAAGAAGTAG